Proteins from a single region of Candidatus Puniceispirillum marinum IMCC1322:
- a CDS encoding GAF domain-containing protein, with amino-acid sequence MTVELAPRPANEERRAQAVVKTGMLEHDQGDLFQIYCDLAQDITGFDTATFSLFDADHQCHIAAAGRETEGKSLRNVHNVCSYVLLNTEPLLAADLSESEQFKDFPNIRNGGAKKGYAGFPVINKDNYALGSLCMVHDTPKAMGADKVELVKKITANMAHQLDMQTEQRELTSQKMLKALDIFAENNPDCAFADFKHFIRLCCDFDIDMEDSVRLKASGLAEATPSGKAGLSSQGRQLQFEMGLQTKVMNKIKITGDQANIMLDDMLSQIGGL; translated from the coding sequence ATGACTGTTGAATTGGCACCAAGACCCGCGAATGAAGAACGCCGTGCGCAAGCTGTCGTGAAAACCGGCATGCTTGAACATGACCAAGGCGATCTGTTCCAGATATATTGTGATCTGGCTCAGGATATCACCGGCTTTGATACAGCGACCTTCAGTCTTTTTGACGCTGACCATCAATGCCATATCGCTGCCGCCGGACGCGAAACCGAAGGTAAAAGCCTGCGTAATGTCCATAATGTCTGTTCTTATGTATTGCTCAATACAGAACCATTGCTGGCGGCGGATCTGAGTGAAAGTGAACAATTCAAGGATTTCCCGAATATCAGGAATGGCGGTGCCAAAAAGGGCTATGCCGGATTTCCGGTGATTAACAAGGATAATTATGCGCTGGGCTCGTTATGTATGGTGCATGATACGCCAAAGGCCATGGGCGCCGACAAGGTTGAGCTTGTCAAAAAGATCACCGCCAATATGGCGCATCAGCTTGATATGCAAACCGAACAGCGCGAACTGACCTCGCAGAAAATGCTCAAAGCACTTGATATTTTTGCCGAAAACAACCCTGATTGCGCGTTTGCTGATTTTAAACATTTCATCCGTCTGTGCTGTGATTTTGACATAGATATGGAAGATAGCGTGCGGCTAAAGGCATCGGGCCTTGCTGAGGCCACGCCGTCCGGCAAAGCGGGTCTTTCGTCACAGGGACGCCAATTACAATTCGAGATGGGCTTGCAGACCAAGGTGATGAACAAGATCAAGATCACCGGCGATCAGGCCAATATCATGCTTGATGATATGCTGTCGCAGATTGGCGGACTTTAG